One Nocardia iowensis DNA window includes the following coding sequences:
- a CDS encoding amino acid ABC transporter ATP-binding protein, with translation MTAAPAVEIRGVRKSYGAHEVLRGVDLTVRSGEVVTVIGPSGSGKSTLLRVVNHLESLDAGTVHIDGELIGYRLRRNMLHALPDREVRKQRSRIGFVFQQFNLFPHLTVLDNVTLAPLSTHGRTAGKRRDRKEVEAEARVLLERVGIGELADAYPRRLSGGQQQRVAIARALALRPRVILFDEPTSALDPELVGEVLDVIRDLAHGGTALVIVTHEIGFAREIADTVVFLDAGAIVEQGTPQSVLDNPRHPRTRAFLSRVR, from the coding sequence ATGACCGCCGCACCCGCCGTCGAAATTCGCGGCGTCCGCAAATCCTATGGTGCGCACGAGGTGCTGCGTGGCGTCGATTTGACCGTGCGCTCCGGCGAGGTGGTGACGGTGATCGGTCCCTCCGGCTCCGGCAAGTCCACGCTGCTGCGGGTGGTCAATCATCTGGAGTCGCTGGATGCGGGCACCGTGCACATCGACGGTGAGCTGATCGGATATCGGCTGCGCCGCAACATGTTGCACGCGCTGCCCGATCGTGAGGTGCGCAAGCAGCGTTCCCGGATCGGGTTCGTCTTCCAGCAGTTCAACCTGTTCCCGCATTTGACGGTGCTCGACAATGTCACGCTCGCACCGCTTTCCACACACGGCCGCACAGCGGGCAAGCGCCGTGACCGCAAGGAGGTCGAAGCCGAGGCGCGGGTGCTGCTGGAGCGGGTCGGCATCGGCGAGTTGGCCGACGCGTATCCGCGCCGGCTGTCCGGCGGACAGCAGCAGCGGGTGGCGATCGCGCGGGCACTTGCCCTGCGCCCCCGAGTGATCCTGTTCGACGAGCCGACTTCCGCATTGGATCCCGAGCTGGTCGGCGAGGTGCTCGACGTGATCCGCGATCTCGCGCACGGCGGCACCGCACTGGTGATCGTCACCCACGAGATCGGCTTCGCCCGCGAAATCGCCGACACCGTCGTGTTCTTGGACGCGGGCGCCATCGTCGAACAGGGCACGCCGCAGTCCGTCCTCGATAATCCGCGCCACCCGCGCACCCGCGCCTTTCTGTCCCGAGTCCGCTGA
- a CDS encoding carotenoid biosynthesis protein yields the protein MTKPAAAPRVDLVPIALAALLIVAQIGYPLTSDVARDRVTAVVVLLSAGTALAHASATRGIRYAAGFLVIVSGLGLTAEIVGTATGFPFGCYEYAVDRLGPALGGVPLVVPLAWTGGLYPVWVVVGLISRRALSRIGLTAVGAVGWDLFLDPQMVADGQWRWCDTDSGLPGLAEIPYTNYLGWFAVTLLMGVLLTVWDRAIPSVGLDDTARHTGPGTGSVAVPVVVFLWTWLGSTLAHAVFLGLPFSAAYGGVGLAIVGVPLLRHLHFSRLGPDPVG from the coding sequence ATGACGAAGCCCGCGGCAGCGCCGCGCGTCGATCTTGTGCCCATCGCGCTGGCGGCGCTGCTGATCGTCGCGCAGATCGGGTACCCGCTGACGTCGGATGTTGCGCGAGACCGGGTCACCGCGGTGGTCGTCTTGCTCTCGGCGGGCACGGCATTGGCGCATGCGTCGGCGACGCGCGGGATTCGTTACGCGGCCGGGTTTTTGGTGATCGTCTCCGGGCTCGGGCTCACCGCCGAGATCGTCGGTACCGCAACGGGGTTCCCGTTCGGGTGTTACGAGTACGCGGTGGATCGGTTGGGTCCCGCGCTCGGCGGGGTGCCGCTGGTGGTTCCGCTGGCCTGGACCGGTGGGCTGTATCCGGTGTGGGTGGTGGTCGGGCTGATATCGCGCCGAGCGCTGTCACGGATCGGACTGACAGCGGTGGGTGCGGTCGGGTGGGATCTGTTCTTGGATCCGCAGATGGTCGCCGATGGGCAGTGGCGGTGGTGCGACACCGACTCAGGCCTGCCCGGCCTCGCCGAGATTCCGTACACCAACTACCTCGGGTGGTTCGCGGTGACACTACTGATGGGTGTGCTGTTGACCGTCTGGGATCGCGCGATCCCGTCAGTAGGGCTGGACGACACAGCGCGACACACTGGGCCGGGAACCGGTTCGGTCGCGGTGCCGGTGGTGGTTTTCCTCTGGACCTGGCTCGGGTCCACCCTCGCGCACGCCGTGTTTCTCGGCCTGCCGTTTTCGGCTGCCTACGGCGGCGTCGGGCTGGCCATAGTGGGCGTCCCGCTGCTGCGTCACCTCCACTTTTCCCGCCTCGGACCCGATCCGGTGGGCTAG
- a CDS encoding amino acid ABC transporter permease, with the protein MSASAAPDAAAVPGETDADTGTPVAVDTATGAETAADPGQAAPAPTVAKQWHPWRWVISAVALILLAQFIHGLATNPGWDWPTFAKYVTAESVLAALKVTLELTAWGTALGFLLGTALAIARLSNNPVLRVISWCYIWAFRSIPLIVQLLFWFNIAYLYNTLSLGIPFGPAFFTFEVNGVISGFTAAVIGLALHQAAYSAEIIRAGIISVDAGQLEAAAALGIPRLRQFRTIVVPQAMRSILPNATNEVISLFKGTSIVSVMAIAELFYQVQVIYGRNGRVVPLLMVATAWYIVLTTVLSVAQYYIERHYAKGTQRTPPPSPVARAWQKLREIAENSTTAPRGATR; encoded by the coding sequence ATGAGTGCGTCCGCCGCACCCGATGCCGCCGCCGTCCCCGGCGAAACCGACGCCGATACCGGCACGCCGGTTGCTGTCGACACCGCGACCGGTGCCGAAACCGCCGCAGACCCGGGGCAGGCCGCCCCCGCACCAACCGTGGCCAAACAGTGGCACCCGTGGCGGTGGGTGATCAGCGCCGTCGCGCTGATCCTGCTCGCGCAGTTCATCCATGGCCTGGCCACCAACCCGGGTTGGGATTGGCCGACGTTCGCCAAGTACGTCACCGCGGAATCAGTGCTGGCAGCGCTGAAAGTGACGCTGGAACTGACCGCTTGGGGAACGGCACTCGGCTTCCTGCTCGGCACCGCGCTGGCGATCGCCCGATTGTCGAACAACCCGGTGCTACGGGTGATCTCGTGGTGCTACATCTGGGCATTCCGCTCGATCCCGCTCATCGTGCAGCTGCTGTTCTGGTTCAACATCGCCTACCTGTACAACACGCTGTCGCTCGGAATCCCGTTCGGCCCCGCGTTTTTCACCTTCGAGGTGAACGGCGTGATCAGTGGCTTCACCGCGGCGGTGATCGGGCTGGCCCTGCATCAGGCGGCGTATTCGGCCGAGATCATCCGCGCCGGCATCATCTCCGTGGACGCGGGCCAGCTGGAAGCCGCTGCGGCGCTCGGCATTCCGCGCCTGCGACAGTTCCGCACCATCGTGGTCCCGCAAGCGATGCGGTCGATTCTGCCCAATGCGACCAACGAGGTGATCAGCCTGTTCAAGGGCACCTCGATCGTCTCGGTGATGGCGATCGCGGAACTGTTCTACCAGGTCCAGGTGATCTACGGACGCAACGGCCGGGTGGTGCCGCTGCTGATGGTCGCGACCGCCTGGTACATCGTGCTCACCACCGTGCTCTCGGTGGCGCAGTACTACATCGAGCGCCACTACGCCAAGGGCACCCAGCGCACCCCACCGCCGTCGCCGGTCGCGCGGGCCTGGCAGAAGCTGCGCGAGATCGCCGAAAACAGCACCACCGCACCACGAGGAGCGACCCGATGA
- a CDS encoding glycosyltransferase, whose product MTEAPLALCRRQVPFVGWVTLVGAGIAVGGAGIGLFNRMTVRQLTDAAGGVTEPVTVCVPARDEAERLPGLLADLRVQQGVARMSVLILDDASGDDTFAAAIEAAGGDPRITVLRNDTEPAPGWTGKAAACARLAEAVATPVLVFVDADVRLGPGAVAAAVTELRRRRVALLSPWPMQRAESVAEALVQPLLCWSWAATLPISVANRSLRPSTSVACGQFLVFDTAAYRAVGGHAAVAASATEDLDIARTLRRAGQPTALVGAGRMASTRMYSGVHELDDGYTRWLWSAYGGTIPGGAAVGLLAALGYWVPPLAASCGRGTVRRIGLLGYAAAVTGRLLSRSLETGGPVAPADVVAALAHPLSIAAYLRLWVRSHRARRRGTLRWKGRALGSVGA is encoded by the coding sequence ATGACGGAGGCTCCACTTGCGCTTTGCCGCAGGCAGGTCCCGTTCGTCGGATGGGTGACGCTGGTCGGGGCCGGTATCGCGGTGGGCGGGGCGGGGATCGGGCTGTTCAACCGGATGACAGTGCGGCAGCTGACGGACGCGGCGGGCGGTGTGACCGAGCCGGTGACCGTGTGTGTTCCGGCTCGTGACGAGGCGGAGCGATTGCCCGGGCTGCTTGCGGACCTGCGGGTGCAGCAGGGGGTGGCGCGGATGAGTGTGTTGATTCTCGATGACGCGTCGGGCGATGACACGTTTGCGGCGGCGATCGAGGCGGCCGGTGGCGATCCGCGAATCACGGTGTTGCGCAACGACACCGAACCAGCGCCCGGGTGGACCGGGAAGGCCGCCGCGTGTGCGCGATTGGCCGAGGCGGTGGCGACGCCGGTGCTGGTGTTCGTGGACGCGGATGTGCGACTGGGACCGGGTGCGGTCGCTGCGGCGGTCACCGAATTGCGCAGGCGGCGGGTCGCGTTGCTGTCACCTTGGCCGATGCAGCGGGCCGAGTCCGTGGCCGAGGCGTTGGTGCAGCCGCTGCTGTGCTGGTCGTGGGCGGCGACATTGCCGATTTCGGTGGCGAATCGGAGTCTGCGGCCGTCGACTTCGGTTGCCTGCGGCCAATTTCTGGTGTTCGACACCGCTGCCTACCGGGCCGTCGGCGGGCACGCCGCGGTGGCCGCCAGTGCCACCGAGGACCTTGATATCGCCCGAACACTGCGCCGCGCAGGACAACCCACCGCCCTCGTGGGCGCGGGACGGATGGCAAGCACCCGAATGTACTCGGGCGTACACGAACTCGACGACGGCTACACCCGCTGGCTGTGGTCGGCCTACGGCGGCACGATCCCGGGCGGCGCGGCCGTGGGACTTCTTGCCGCCCTCGGCTATTGGGTGCCACCGTTGGCGGCGTCGTGTGGTCGCGGCACCGTCCGCCGCATCGGACTCCTCGGCTACGCCGCCGCCGTCACCGGCAGGCTGTTGTCCCGCTCCCTCGAAACCGGCGGTCCGGTCGCCCCCGCCGATGTCGTTGCCGCACTGGCCCACCCGCTGTCCATCGCCGCCTATCTCCGGCTGTGGGTACGCTCCCACCGCGCCCGCCGACGCGGGACGCTGCGCTGGAAGGGTCGCGCGCTCGGTTCCGTCGGCGCCTAG
- a CDS encoding LppM family (lipo)protein, which produces MPDAPVLPTPRQRRLGARIAAAVLLAALLVPVLAGCLRVQVSMGVSSNDRVSGRIVAAVVPTEPNDKGPQLKAPDSLAAKVRVEPYTQDGYVGSQVFFEDMSFGEVGQLGQLSEQTQGMFQLGFQRTGDLVSLSGRVDLKSVPPHGSDVQFTVAFPARVAKTNGTREGDNIVSWKLPAGDVSTVRAEVSYADPNTRSFAGWAGIVGGITLAVAAIIATMAYMDRNPPAPGAPTGLSWSRWWKTVKQGR; this is translated from the coding sequence ATGCCCGATGCCCCGGTACTACCGACGCCGCGGCAGCGCCGCCTTGGCGCGCGTATCGCCGCGGCCGTCCTGCTCGCGGCGTTGCTGGTTCCCGTACTCGCGGGCTGCCTGCGGGTGCAGGTATCGATGGGCGTCTCGTCCAATGACCGGGTGTCCGGGCGGATCGTCGCCGCGGTCGTCCCCACCGAGCCCAACGACAAGGGTCCACAGCTGAAAGCGCCCGACTCGCTCGCGGCGAAGGTGCGGGTGGAGCCCTACACCCAGGACGGCTACGTGGGTAGCCAGGTGTTCTTCGAGGACATGTCGTTCGGCGAGGTCGGACAGCTCGGTCAGCTGTCCGAACAGACCCAGGGCATGTTCCAGCTGGGCTTCCAGCGCACCGGCGACCTGGTCAGCCTCAGCGGCCGCGTCGATTTGAAGTCCGTGCCACCGCACGGCTCCGACGTGCAGTTCACCGTCGCGTTCCCGGCCCGCGTCGCCAAGACCAACGGCACCCGTGAAGGCGACAACATCGTCTCCTGGAAACTCCCCGCCGGCGACGTCTCCACCGTGCGCGCCGAGGTCAGCTACGCCGACCCCAACACCCGCTCCTTCGCGGGCTGGGCCGGCATCGTCGGCGGCATCACCCTCGCCGTCGCCGCCATCATCGCCACCATGGCCTACATGGACCGCAACCCGCCTGCCCCCGGCGCCCCCACCGGCCTCTCCTGGAGCCGCTGGTGGAAAACGGTCAAGCAGGGCCGTTGA